In a genomic window of bacterium:
- a CDS encoding DASS family sodium-coupled anion symporter, producing the protein MSEEAPHPLSGGEARFEFLRKRTGLLLAPIALIAILIFRFESLTPEAHALASIVVCIMILWMTEALPLAVTGLLAPTLMVILNVAPAVKAFAPFADPIMFLFIGAFILARALSYHELDRRFAYWVLTRPWVGESPSRILLAYGGVCCFISMWISNTATCAMMFPIGLAIITSLRKLNNQSISDQYASAVMLMCAFAASIGGLATPVGTPTNLIGLGFIRRELGVEIPFFQWMTFSIPIVVVLYLLLFAYLNWFCPAGISKLSGIREWMFREREQLGPLTTGQRNTLIAFGVTVILWITPGILALTLGDNHTATKTFSKLIPESVAALIGTCLLFLLPVDWAKQKFTIPVREAFEIDWGVLMLYGGGIALGQMVFETKLGEMLGNNLTGWVPSSGIGLLAVSALVAIMTSEFTSNVSSANMV; encoded by the coding sequence ATGTCTGAAGAAGCTCCACATCCATTGAGCGGCGGCGAAGCACGTTTTGAATTTTTGCGTAAGCGGACTGGTTTGCTGCTTGCTCCGATCGCGTTAATCGCAATTTTGATCTTCCGATTTGAAAGCCTGACGCCGGAAGCGCACGCATTGGCTTCCATAGTTGTCTGTATCATGATTTTGTGGATGACAGAAGCTTTGCCGCTCGCCGTGACCGGACTTTTGGCGCCGACGTTGATGGTGATCCTGAATGTCGCGCCTGCCGTGAAAGCTTTTGCGCCGTTCGCCGATCCGATCATGTTTTTATTTATCGGGGCGTTCATTCTAGCACGGGCTTTGAGTTATCATGAACTTGACCGGCGATTTGCTTATTGGGTTTTGACGCGTCCATGGGTTGGTGAAAGCCCTTCGCGAATTTTGCTCGCATATGGCGGTGTGTGTTGTTTTATTTCCATGTGGATTTCCAATACCGCAACGTGTGCGATGATGTTTCCTATCGGGCTGGCCATCATTACTTCGCTGAGAAAATTAAATAATCAGTCCATTTCCGATCAATATGCCAGCGCTGTCATGCTGATGTGCGCTTTTGCGGCGAGTATCGGCGGCCTCGCAACACCGGTCGGAACGCCGACCAATCTCATTGGGCTAGGGTTTATCCGCCGCGAATTGGGCGTTGAGATTCCGTTTTTTCAATGGATGACCTTCAGCATCCCGATTGTGGTCGTGTTGTATCTGTTGCTTTTTGCGTATTTGAATTGGTTTTGTCCGGCAGGTATTTCTAAACTTTCAGGCATTCGCGAATGGATGTTTCGCGAACGCGAGCAACTCGGTCCATTGACAACCGGCCAGAGGAACACGCTGATTGCTTTTGGTGTAACGGTTATTCTTTGGATTACGCCTGGAATTCTGGCATTAACGCTGGGTGACAATCATACGGCGACCAAAACATTTTCAAAACTTATTCCCGAAAGTGTAGCCGCGTTGATTGGAACATGTTTGTTGTTCTTGTTGCCGGTGGATTGGGCCAAACAAAAATTTACGATTCCGGTTCGCGAAGCGTTTGAAATCGACTGGGGCGTTTTGATGTTGTACGGCGGCGGAATCGCTTTGGGGCAGATGGTGTTTGAGACAAAATTGGGAGAAATGTTAGGAAACAATTTGACGGGATGGGTTCCATCCTCCGGAATTGGTTTGCTGGCCGTGTCGGCGCTCGTTGCGATCATGACGTCGGAATTTACATCCAACGTATCGTCGGCCAATATGGT
- a CDS encoding acyl-CoA carboxylase subunit beta, translated as MPTVKDKIEELRSKNRKTRLGGGAQRISAQHEAGKLTAHERLEILYDNNFYEELYQFAHHNATAFGMNEKELPGDGVVTSVGAIRGRLVYTSSQDFTVMGGSVGGIHAWKICQIMDMALKAGAPYISINDSGGARIQEGVDSLRGYGRIFYYNTLLSGVVPQVSIIAGPCAGGAAYSPALMDFIIMVKNTGQMFIAGPEVIKEATGEIISAEELGGAFAQASQSGNVHFIADNDHHAIAIAQTLLSYLPANNTEDPPSLPSEELTLIEDETLNQLIPDDSREPYNMYDVLQRVFDPNTIFEVHSHYARNMICLFARLNGRVVGVVANQPMEKFGAIDIDASDKASRFIRFCNAFNIPLISFVDVPGFLPGVEQEFGGIIRHGAKMLFSFSAATVPKISVVVRKAYGGAYLAMSAKSLGADRVAAWPTAEIAVMGAEGAVSVLFKNDIKSASDPKTKRKELIEHYKEQFETPYVAASKGLVDAVIEPKQTRTYLSVALESLRNKRDLRPQKKHGLIPL; from the coding sequence ATGCCCACTGTTAAAGACAAAATTGAAGAACTGCGCTCGAAAAACCGCAAAACAAGGCTTGGCGGCGGAGCGCAACGCATCTCTGCTCAGCATGAAGCAGGCAAATTAACAGCGCACGAACGGCTGGAAATTTTGTATGACAATAATTTTTATGAAGAACTTTATCAATTTGCTCATCATAACGCCACGGCTTTTGGCATGAATGAGAAAGAATTGCCCGGCGACGGTGTCGTGACCAGTGTCGGTGCGATCCGGGGGCGTCTGGTTTACACTTCATCGCAGGATTTTACAGTCATGGGTGGAAGTGTAGGCGGAATTCATGCATGGAAAATTTGTCAGATTATGGATATGGCATTGAAAGCCGGTGCGCCGTATATCTCGATCAACGATAGCGGCGGTGCACGTATTCAGGAAGGCGTGGATTCACTGCGGGGTTACGGACGGATTTTTTATTACAATACGCTTTTGTCAGGCGTGGTGCCGCAGGTTTCAATCATCGCCGGGCCGTGCGCCGGGGGCGCGGCTTACTCGCCCGCACTTATGGATTTTATCATTATGGTCAAAAACACCGGCCAGATGTTTATCGCCGGTCCGGAAGTCATTAAAGAAGCTACCGGTGAAATCATTTCAGCGGAAGAACTTGGCGGCGCATTTGCCCAGGCATCACAAAGCGGCAACGTGCACTTTATCGCTGACAACGATCATCACGCTATCGCCATTGCTCAAACTTTGCTAAGTTATTTACCCGCTAACAACACCGAAGATCCGCCGTCATTGCCAAGTGAAGAATTAACTCTGATCGAAGATGAAACTTTAAATCAACTTATACCGGACGATTCCCGTGAGCCGTACAACATGTACGATGTTTTGCAGCGTGTGTTCGATCCCAATACGATCTTCGAAGTACATAGTCATTATGCACGCAATATGATCTGTTTGTTTGCCCGCCTCAATGGCCGCGTGGTCGGAGTTGTCGCTAACCAACCGATGGAAAAATTTGGCGCCATTGACATCGACGCATCCGATAAAGCATCCCGGTTTATCCGCTTCTGTAATGCATTCAACATTCCGCTGATTTCGTTCGTCGACGTACCCGGATTTTTACCGGGCGTGGAACAGGAATTCGGCGGGATCATCCGTCACGGCGCTAAAATGTTATTTTCCTTTTCCGCGGCCACCGTTCCAAAAATTTCCGTTGTCGTGCGAAAAGCTTACGGCGGCGCATATCTCGCAATGTCGGCCAAAAGCCTCGGCGCCGATCGCGTGGCGGCATGGCCTACAGCGGAAATTGCCGTCATGGGAGCAGAAGGCGCGGTGAGCGTACTTTTCAAAAACGACATCAAATCTGCGTCTGATCCGAAAACTAAACGAAAAGAATTGATCGAACACTATAAAGAACAATTTGAAACACCGTACGTCGCGGCATCAAAAGGCTTGGTCGATGCAGTAATCGAACCTAAACAAACGCGAACTTATCTGAGTGTCGCTCTCGAATCATTGCGTAATAAACGCGATTTACGCCCGCAAAAAAAACACGGATTGATCCCATTGTAA
- a CDS encoding biotin/lipoyl-binding protein has translation MKKLLITVNGKRYEVDVEVVQDDEPVETPRTYHPSAQMNMSSYSSAIPKPKSGKSPKGADKKTLTSPINGVVLEIPVKEGQEVKENEVLFILEAMKMKTNISSPQTGKIKTIHVKVTDTITAGQILLTFE, from the coding sequence ATGAAAAAACTTTTGATCACGGTCAATGGAAAACGTTATGAGGTTGACGTGGAGGTTGTACAGGATGACGAGCCGGTTGAAACGCCCCGCACTTATCATCCTTCGGCACAAATGAATATGTCCAGTTACAGCTCGGCCATTCCAAAACCCAAATCCGGCAAATCCCCCAAAGGGGCCGACAAAAAAACGCTGACGTCGCCGATCAATGGAGTTGTTTTGGAAATTCCTGTAAAGGAAGGACAAGAAGTCAAAGAAAACGAAGTATTGTTTATCCTCGAAGCGATGAAAATGAAAACCAATATTTCATCGCCCCAAACTGGAAAAATCAAAACCATTCACGTCAAAGTAACTGACACGATTACAGCTGGACAAATACTGTTGACATTCGAATGA
- a CDS encoding sodium ion-translocating decarboxylase subunit beta — protein sequence MIDHLYKFIEGMGFWQLTWGEVGMLGVASLLIYLAINKGFEPLLLLPIGLGAFLANLPGSGLLNVPHDNEIGGLYFYLSKGIELEIFPPLIFLGIGAMTDFGPLLANPKTFLLGAAAQFGVFIALLTAVILGFDLKEAAAIGIIGGADGPTAIYLTLKMAPHLLGPIAVSAYSYMALVPLIQPPIMRWLTTEKERQVIMETPKPVSKKVRIIFPLAVTIFGVLIVPPAAPLLAMLMGGNLLRESGVVERLSHMAQNELINIVTFFLGTCVGMTMGAEVFLRLETLKILSLGVVAFGCSTVGGLLFGKLMYRFTGGKVNPLIGSAGVSAVPMAARVSHNVGQEYNPQNYLLMHAMGPNVAGVVGTAIAAGILLAILGTN from the coding sequence ATGATAGACCATTTATACAAATTCATCGAAGGTATGGGATTCTGGCAATTGACGTGGGGAGAAGTCGGAATGTTAGGCGTTGCATCTTTGTTGATTTATCTCGCCATCAATAAAGGCTTCGAACCACTATTGCTATTGCCTATCGGATTAGGCGCGTTTTTAGCTAATCTGCCCGGAAGCGGGTTACTGAATGTTCCTCACGATAATGAAATCGGTGGCTTATATTTTTATCTTTCGAAAGGAATTGAACTGGAAATATTTCCTCCACTGATTTTTTTAGGTATTGGCGCGATGACTGATTTTGGACCGTTACTCGCCAATCCCAAAACTTTTTTGCTGGGAGCGGCGGCGCAATTCGGTGTCTTTATTGCGTTATTAACCGCCGTAATCCTTGGCTTCGACCTTAAAGAAGCGGCCGCGATTGGCATTATCGGTGGCGCCGATGGGCCTACAGCCATTTATCTGACTCTGAAAATGGCTCCGCATTTACTCGGCCCGATTGCCGTTTCAGCTTATTCATATATGGCACTCGTTCCCCTGATCCAACCGCCCATCATGCGATGGCTGACGACCGAAAAGGAACGTCAAGTAATCATGGAAACTCCAAAACCGGTTTCCAAAAAAGTTCGGATTATTTTTCCTTTGGCTGTAACAATTTTTGGCGTTCTTATTGTTCCGCCGGCGGCGCCATTGCTGGCCATGCTGATGGGGGGGAATTTGCTGCGCGAGAGCGGTGTCGTTGAACGACTAAGCCACATGGCTCAGAACGAGTTGATCAATATCGTGACGTTTTTTTTAGGAACTTGTGTGGGGATGACAATGGGAGCAGAAGTATTTTTGAGATTGGAAACTTTAAAAATTCTATCCTTGGGCGTTGTAGCATTCGGATGTTCAACGGTCGGCGGGTTATTGTTTGGCAAACTGATGTACCGTTTCACAGGCGGTAAAGTCAATCCGCTGATCGGATCTGCCGGTGTTTCCGCCGTACCGATGGCTGCACGCGTTTCGCATAATGTTGGTCAGGAATACAATCCTCAAAATTATTTGCTCATGCATGCCATGGGTCCGAATGTCGCCGGCGTCGTCGGAACGGCCATTGCTGCAGGTATTTTACTCGCAATTCTTGGCACCAATTAA
- the arsS gene encoding arsenosugar biosynthesis radical SAM protein ArsS (Some members of this family are selenoproteins.): protein MIQRYNFYEHVERHQLQLHPVSIETLQVNVTKMCNQACRHCHVDASPKRTEAMDQSTIERCLEILSAHETIKTLDITGGAPELNPYFEFFVTEAVKLKKKVIVRHNLTVTLDGHPVTKESRDHLPEFFAKNRIEVVSSLPYYEEYFTDKQRGHGVFEKSIEALRRLNAQGYGADDSGLVLNLVYNPVGTYLPASQASLEADYKKHLKEKFNIAFNHLFTITNMPIHRFKDDLERHGKYDEYMSKLINAFNPVAAQGVMCRTLLSVGYDGKIYDCDFNQMLELQVENHQPLTVWNFNMDSLVSRNIIFGAHCFGCTAGGGSSCGGATV, encoded by the coding sequence ATGATACAACGTTATAATTTTTACGAGCATGTCGAACGTCATCAGCTTCAACTTCACCCGGTTTCGATTGAAACATTACAGGTCAACGTTACTAAAATGTGTAACCAGGCATGCCGCCATTGTCACGTTGACGCTTCGCCCAAACGAACGGAAGCCATGGATCAATCCACTATCGAACGATGTCTTGAGATTTTAAGCGCGCATGAAACGATCAAAACATTGGATATTACCGGTGGGGCTCCCGAATTAAATCCGTATTTTGAATTTTTTGTAACGGAAGCAGTCAAGCTGAAAAAGAAAGTTATAGTGCGGCATAATCTCACGGTTACGCTCGACGGTCATCCAGTTACAAAAGAATCCAGAGATCATTTGCCGGAATTTTTTGCAAAAAACCGAATTGAAGTTGTGTCTTCTTTGCCCTATTACGAAGAATATTTTACCGATAAACAACGTGGGCACGGCGTTTTTGAAAAAAGCATCGAAGCACTGCGACGGTTGAATGCGCAAGGCTACGGCGCCGATGACAGCGGGCTTGTATTAAATCTTGTATATAATCCCGTCGGAACGTATTTACCCGCATCGCAAGCCAGTCTTGAAGCCGATTATAAAAAACATTTAAAGGAAAAATTTAATATCGCGTTCAATCATCTTTTTACGATAACGAATATGCCTATTCACCGATTTAAAGATGATTTGGAACGTCACGGGAAATACGACGAGTATATGAGCAAACTGATCAATGCATTTAATCCCGTAGCCGCTCAAGGCGTAATGTGCCGGACTCTTTTAAGCGTCGGGTATGACGGAAAAATCTACGATTGTGATTTTAATCAAATGCTTGAGCTTCAGGTGGAGAATCATCAGCCGCTCACGGTGTGGAACTTCAACATGGATTCACTAGTGAGCCGGAATATTATTTTCGGTGCGCATTGTTTCGGTTGTACGGCCGGAGGCGGAAGCAGTTGCGGAGGCGCTACGGTTTAA
- a CDS encoding arsenosugar biosynthesis-associated peroxidase-like protein — protein MNYYESNDLKRFAEVGKFRKELMDMFFTYYNKVTGEDGALTKREKALIGLAVAHAKQCPYCIDAYTTQCLETGASPDQMTEAIHVTAALEAGMTLVHGVQMLNNLEKEGA, from the coding sequence ATGAATTACTACGAAAGTAATGACCTCAAACGGTTTGCCGAAGTCGGAAAATTCCGGAAGGAATTAATGGATATGTTTTTCACGTATTATAACAAAGTTACTGGTGAAGACGGCGCATTGACGAAACGGGAGAAGGCGCTTATCGGTCTGGCGGTTGCGCATGCCAAACAATGTCCGTATTGTATCGATGCCTATACGACGCAATGCCTGGAAACCGGCGCCAGTCCGGATCAAATGACGGAGGCGATTCACGTCACGGCTGCGTTAGAAGCGGGTATGACGTTGGTGCACGGCGTGCAGATGCTCAATAATCTTGAAAAAGAAGGCGCTTAA
- the ettA gene encoding energy-dependent translational throttle protein EttA, translating to MSDNKIIFSMVGVGKIHKPNKQVLKDIYLSFFYGAKIGVLGLNGAGKSTLLRIIAGIDKNYIGEVTAQKGITFGYLPQEPELDPGKTVKQVVEEAVQDTVNLLKEYEAVAAQMAEPDADFDALIEKQGKLQEEIERRNAWDLDSRLEMAMDALRCPDGETSVKVLSGGERRRVALCRLLLQEPDVLLLDEPTNHLDAESVFWLEQHLAQYKGTVIAVTHDRYFLDNVAGWILELDRGEGIPFEGNYSSWLEQKKKRLEVEEKQESKRQKALAEELEWVRMNPKGRHAKSKARIAAYEKMVSEQGEKRNEEMEIYIPPGPRLGNLVIEATDVAKGFSDQLLYENMNFSLPPGGIIGVIGPNGAGKTTLFKMIIGHEKPDSGTIRMGDTVKLGYIDQNRPLDPNKTIWEEISGGEEIIMLGNREVNSRAYVARFNFSGSDQQKKTGQLSGGERNRVHLAKMLKEGANVLLLDEPTNDLDVNTLRALEEAVQEFAGCAVIISHDRWFLDRVATHILAFEGDSKVYWFDGNFSQYHENFRERMGIDAERPHRIKYRKLARE from the coding sequence ATGAGCGACAACAAAATTATCTTTTCCATGGTGGGTGTTGGAAAAATCCACAAACCCAACAAGCAGGTTTTAAAAGACATCTATCTATCTTTCTTTTACGGTGCAAAAATCGGCGTACTCGGCCTTAATGGCGCCGGTAAAAGTACTTTATTACGGATTATCGCCGGTATCGATAAAAATTATATTGGCGAAGTGACGGCTCAAAAAGGCATTACGTTTGGTTATTTGCCGCAGGAACCGGAGCTTGATCCTGGAAAAACCGTTAAGCAGGTTGTCGAAGAGGCTGTACAAGATACGGTCAATTTACTAAAAGAATATGAAGCGGTAGCTGCTCAAATGGCCGAACCTGACGCCGATTTTGATGCTTTGATCGAGAAGCAAGGCAAATTGCAAGAAGAGATCGAACGCAGAAATGCATGGGATCTTGACAGCCGGCTTGAAATGGCCATGGATGCTCTGCGTTGCCCGGACGGTGAAACTTCCGTTAAAGTTTTGTCGGGAGGCGAACGTCGCCGTGTTGCATTGTGCCGTTTACTTTTACAAGAACCGGACGTGCTTTTGCTGGATGAACCGACCAACCACCTTGATGCCGAGTCGGTGTTTTGGCTGGAGCAACATCTGGCACAGTATAAAGGAACGGTTATCGCGGTTACGCATGACCGTTATTTTCTCGACAATGTTGCGGGATGGATTTTGGAGCTTGACCGTGGTGAAGGTATTCCTTTTGAAGGAAATTATTCGTCATGGTTAGAACAGAAGAAGAAACGGCTTGAAGTTGAAGAAAAGCAGGAATCCAAACGTCAAAAGGCGTTGGCGGAGGAATTGGAATGGGTGCGTATGAATCCCAAAGGCCGTCATGCCAAAAGTAAGGCACGCATTGCAGCGTATGAAAAAATGGTGTCCGAACAAGGCGAGAAACGGAATGAGGAAATGGAAATTTATATTCCACCGGGTCCGCGACTCGGTAATCTTGTTATCGAAGCGACCGATGTGGCGAAAGGATTCAGCGATCAACTGCTTTACGAAAATATGAATTTTTCATTGCCTCCTGGAGGAATTATCGGTGTGATCGGTCCTAACGGAGCGGGTAAAACTACACTGTTTAAAATGATTATTGGCCATGAAAAACCGGATTCGGGAACGATCAGAATGGGTGACACCGTTAAGTTAGGATATATCGATCAGAATCGTCCGCTTGATCCCAATAAAACTATCTGGGAGGAAATTTCAGGCGGCGAAGAAATCATCATGCTGGGTAACCGCGAGGTTAATTCACGTGCATACGTCGCACGTTTTAATTTCAGCGGAAGTGATCAGCAGAAAAAGACCGGGCAACTTTCAGGTGGGGAGCGTAACCGTGTTCATCTCGCCAAAATGCTGAAAGAAGGCGCCAATGTGTTGTTATTGGACGAACCGACCAACGATCTGGACGTGAATACGCTACGTGCGCTTGAAGAAGCCGTGCAGGAGTTTGCCGGTTGCGCCGTCATCATTTCCCACGACCGCTGGTTTCTCGATCGTGTAGCGACTCATATACTTGCGTTTGAAGGTGATAGTAAAGTTTATTGGTTTGACGGTAATTTTTCTCAATACCATGAGAATTTTCGGGAACGTATGGGCATTGATGCCGAAAGGCCACATCGGATCAAGTATCGGAAATTGGCTAGGGAATGA
- a CDS encoding peptide deformylase encodes MAVREILKLGNPLLWEKCVVITDFNATEVEKTVADLKETLADFRVKNNFGRGIAAPQIGMLLKIIYIRMPDGSFDGPMINPEIVTESNERFELWDDCFSFPDLLVRVSRAKSISVKYCDRSGNEYRLDAQDAFSELLQHEIDHTNGILAVQRVVAPDAFALRQEWEKFYKK; translated from the coding sequence ATGGCCGTCAGGGAAATTCTAAAATTAGGTAATCCGTTGTTGTGGGAAAAATGCGTCGTCATTACTGATTTCAACGCAACAGAAGTAGAAAAAACCGTCGCCGATTTAAAAGAGACGCTTGCGGATTTTCGTGTTAAAAATAATTTTGGGCGTGGGATTGCCGCGCCTCAGATCGGCATGTTGCTAAAGATCATTTATATTCGGATGCCGGATGGTTCGTTTGACGGTCCGATGATCAATCCTGAGATTGTGACTGAGAGCAATGAGAGATTCGAGCTTTGGGATGATTGTTTTAGTTTTCCAGATTTATTAGTTCGTGTGTCTAGAGCAAAAAGTATTAGCGTGAAGTATTGTGATAGATCAGGCAATGAATATCGTCTCGACGCTCAAGATGCTTTTTCAGAATTGCTGCAGCATGAGATCGATCATACAAACGGTATTCTTGCAGTTCAAAGAGTTGTTGCGCCGGATGCATTTGCGTTACGGCAGGAGTGGGAAAAGTTTTATAAAAAATAA
- a CDS encoding cation diffusion facilitator family transporter — protein sequence MQTVLHPIHKPVQSLTSEQALKAARETRIAMRWSLAIGFLMLTMKVYAYAITQSAAILSDAAESVVHVLAVSFAAYSLWLSSVPADKSHPYGHDRISFFSAGFEGAMIVMAALYIIYEAVMKWIHGLYLENIEAGTFFVILATVINGVLGWYLVYQGKKHHSLILEANGKHVLTDSWTSFGVIVGLVLTWTTGWLPFDPMVAILVATNILWSGGKLMRRSIGGLMDESDPEVDRKLNKILADETAKYGIQFHDVRHRNAGTKWLIEFHLLFPKDIPISQAHEQATHIELAISKAFPVETEITSHLEPLEGHNEVHMKV from the coding sequence ATGCAAACTGTTTTGCATCCCATCCATAAACCAGTCCAATCTCTGACTTCCGAACAAGCTCTGAAAGCGGCTCGTGAAACGCGCATAGCTATGCGTTGGTCGCTGGCTATCGGCTTTTTGATGCTGACCATGAAAGTGTACGCGTATGCGATCACGCAGTCGGCGGCCATTTTATCCGATGCAGCTGAATCGGTAGTTCATGTGCTGGCCGTTTCGTTTGCTGCGTATAGTTTATGGCTGAGCTCCGTGCCTGCCGATAAAAGTCATCCGTACGGTCATGATCGCATCAGTTTTTTCTCGGCTGGCTTTGAGGGCGCGATGATCGTGATGGCCGCGTTGTATATCATTTATGAAGCGGTTATGAAATGGATCCATGGATTATATCTCGAAAATATCGAGGCCGGGACGTTTTTCGTAATTCTGGCGACGGTCATCAACGGCGTTCTCGGTTGGTACCTCGTCTATCAAGGCAAAAAGCATCATTCACTCATTCTCGAGGCAAACGGCAAACATGTGCTTACGGACAGTTGGACTAGCTTCGGCGTGATCGTCGGATTGGTGCTGACTTGGACGACAGGATGGCTACCGTTTGATCCAATGGTCGCCATTCTCGTTGCGACGAATATTCTTTGGTCGGGCGGAAAGCTAATGCGGCGTTCGATCGGCGGATTGATGGACGAATCCGACCCGGAAGTTGACCGGAAATTGAATAAAATATTGGCTGATGAAACCGCCAAATACGGCATACAATTTCACGACGTCCGGCATCGCAATGCCGGAACAAAATGGCTGATTGAATTTCATTTATTATTTCCGAAAGACATTCCTATATCCCAAGCGCACGAACAAGCCACTCATATAGAACTAGCCATCAGTAAAGCATTCCCCGTAGAAACGGAAATTACGTCTCATCTTGAACCGCTCGAAGGCCACAATGAAGTGCATATGAAGGTGTAA
- the gltX gene encoding glutamate--tRNA ligase encodes MFNEVRVRYAPSPTGFLHIGGLRTALYNYLFARHHNGKFILRVEDTDRARFVEGAVEDFLNMLDWAGIEIDEGPNKDGGFGPYYQSQRLDLYEKHAKQLLDEGKAYRCFCSSERLDQMRKFQEKSKLPPKYDRTCLRLSQDEIQKKLEAGESFTVRMKVPDETTIRFTDLIRGEVEFSSFNVDDQVLVKSDGYPTYHLANVVDDHFMKISHVIRGEEWVSSTPKHVLLYQYFGWDLPQFAHLPLLLNADRSKMSKRQGDVEARAYPPKGYLKEAVVNFISLLGWNPGDEREIFTMEELIKEFSIERIHKAGAVFNVDKLNWLNTMHIRRKSDEEIYDMLKSDLEKHGYSDYPKQYVLRTIGLMKERINFIHELLTFSGYFFKDPETFDAEGIKKRWTPEAKIRLTAIGDLLEQSETFMHDDIEKVFRSYADEIKIKASELIHPVRLAISGMTLGPGLFDLMSVLGQQTVIRRIRHAVAHFDEIIAQSK; translated from the coding sequence ATGTTCAACGAAGTCAGAGTCCGCTACGCACCCAGTCCAACGGGATTTCTTCATATCGGCGGATTGCGTACCGCCTTATATAATTATCTTTTCGCACGCCATCATAATGGTAAGTTTATTCTTCGGGTTGAAGATACGGATCGCGCCCGTTTTGTCGAAGGCGCCGTCGAAGATTTTTTAAATATGCTTGATTGGGCTGGAATTGAAATCGACGAAGGTCCTAATAAAGACGGGGGCTTTGGCCCGTATTATCAATCGCAGCGTCTCGATCTGTACGAAAAACACGCGAAACAGCTTTTAGATGAAGGTAAAGCCTATCGCTGTTTTTGTTCGTCCGAGCGTTTGGATCAAATGCGGAAATTTCAGGAAAAGTCAAAATTACCGCCGAAATACGACCGTACATGCTTGCGTCTTTCACAAGATGAAATTCAAAAAAAATTAGAAGCCGGTGAATCGTTTACCGTACGTATGAAAGTTCCTGATGAGACGACGATCCGTTTTACCGATCTCATTCGCGGCGAAGTTGAGTTTTCGAGTTTTAACGTTGACGATCAGGTTTTAGTTAAATCGGACGGCTACCCGACGTATCATCTTGCGAATGTAGTCGATGATCACTTCATGAAAATTTCGCATGTTATTCGCGGCGAAGAGTGGGTGTCGAGTACGCCTAAACACGTTTTATTATATCAATATTTCGGCTGGGATTTACCACAGTTTGCTCATTTGCCGTTGTTGCTCAATGCCGACCGGAGCAAAATGAGCAAGCGTCAGGGTGACGTTGAAGCACGGGCTTATCCGCCTAAAGGTTATCTTAAAGAAGCCGTCGTTAACTTTATTTCTTTGCTCGGATGGAATCCAGGCGACGAACGTGAAATTTTTACGATGGAAGAATTGATCAAAGAATTTTCCATTGAACGTATTCACAAAGCCGGCGCGGTATTTAACGTGGATAAGTTAAATTGGCTAAATACTATGCACATTCGCCGCAAATCGGATGAAGAAATTTATGATATGTTGAAATCCGACCTGGAAAAACACGGTTATTCGGATTATCCGAAGCAATATGTATTGCGCACTATCGGTTTGATGAAAGAGCGTATTAATTTTATTCATGAATTACTTACATTTTCAGGTTATTTCTTCAAAGACCCGGAAACTTTCGATGCTGAAGGCATCAAAAAGCGTTGGACACCCGAGGCCAAAATCAGGCTCACGGCTATCGGCGATTTGTTAGAACAATCAGAAACATTTATGCATGACGATATCGAAAAAGTTTTCCGTTCGTATGCGGATGAAATCAAAATCAAAGCAAGCGAATTGATCCACCCGGTTCGGCTGGCGATTTCAGGAATGACACTTGGTCCCGGTTTGTTTGATTTAATGTCCGTTCTTGGACAACAAACGGTTATTCGTCGGATACGTCATGCCGTTGCTCATTTTGACGAGATCATTGCACAAAGCAAATAA